In Sebastes fasciatus isolate fSebFas1 chromosome 15, fSebFas1.pri, whole genome shotgun sequence, a genomic segment contains:
- the LOC141783822 gene encoding leucine-rich repeat and fibronectin type-III domain-containing protein 2, whose amino-acid sequence MDKVVISLLLLGTAVTMVHACPKYCVCQNLSESLGTLCPSKGLLFVPMDIDRRTVELRLGGNFILKVTTVDFANMSGLVDLTLSRNTISTIQPFSFIDLETLRSLHLDSNRLTQLGPDDLRGLLNLQHLILNNNQLSRLSDTAFDDSLLTLEDLDLSYNNLRSVPWDAIRKMVNIHQMSLDHNLIYYIDEGTFTDLDKLARLDLTSNRLQKLPPDPIFGRSQSNVIMSTPYAPPLSLSFGGNPLHCNCEVLWLRRLEREDDMETCASPASLKGRYFWSVREEEFVCEPPLITQHTHKLLVLEGQMASLRCKAVGDPMPTVHWVAPDDRLISNSSRATVYENGTLDITITTSKDYGTFTCIAANAAGESTASIELSIIQLPHLSNGTNRTTQSKSGLSDITSSTKISKGEPKPLPEKAVSVSEVTAISALVKWTVNKSTPKVKMYQLQYNCSDDEVLIYRMIPMTNRAFVVTNLVPGMQYDLCVLAIWEDTATTLTATNIVGCVQFITREDYPQCQSLHSGFLGGTMILVIGGIIVATLLVFIIILMVRYKVTNGIPTSKLPTVSNTYSQTNGGLNRFNGAPPQVKSTVVVMREEMVEFKCGSLQSSLSSSSSSSNSLDSQTGRGAAGDRYSMQGSECSTLPSSKFRRHRHGAKARPNLDHLLGAFTSLELRGVGREHHGASAPPTTSNAVMTVAMVPPSDKEPLLGRAESTTMLGRLLGMPQEGKPRRSHSFDMGHVGAAQCRSTYPRRISNIWTKRSLSVNGMLLQYDDSEDEKPPFESSEWVMESTV is encoded by the exons ATGGACAAAGTGGTCATCAGTCTCCTGCTTCTGGGAACCGCAGTTACGATGGTCCATGCATGTCCCAAATACTGTGTCTGCCAGAACCTCTCGGAGTCTCTGGGGACTCTGTGCCCCTCCAAAGGCCTGCTCTTCGTCCCGATGGACATCGACCGGCGAACTGTGGAGCTCCGGCTGGGCGGCAACTTCATCCTCAAGGTCACCACTGTTGACTTTGCCAATATGTCTGGTCTTGTTGATCTCACCTTGTCCCGCAACACCATCAGCACCATCCAGCCTTTCTCTTTCATCGACCTGGAGACCCTGAGATCCCTGCACCTTGACAGTAACCGGTTGACTCAGCTGGGACCGGACGACCTCCGAGGGCTGCTCAACCTGCAGCACCTGATCCTCAACAACAACCAGCTGAGTCGGCTCTCAGACACGGCCTTTGACGACTCGTTATTGACACTGGAGGATCTGGATTTGTCGTACAACAACTTGCGCAGTGTGCCTTGGGATGCCATCCGCAAGATGGTCAACATACATCAGATGAGTCTAGATCATAACCTCATCTACTACATTGACGAGGGGACTTTTACAGATCTGGATAAACTGGCCCGCTTGGACCTCACCTCCAACCGCCTCCAGAAGCTCCCTCCGGACCCCATCTTTGGGCGCTCCCAGAGCAATGTAATTATGAGCACTCCTTACGCACCTCCACTCTCTCTAAGCTTTGGTGGAAACCCATTGCACTGCAACTGTGAAGTGCTTTGGCTTCGAAGGCTGGAGCGCGAGGATGATATGGAAACCTGCGCTTCTCCCGCTAGCCTAAAGGGGCGTTACTTTTGGTCCGTTCGTGAGGAGGAGTTTGTTTGTGAGCCCCCTCTGATCACGCAGCATACGCACAAGTTACTAGTGCTGGAAGGCCAAATGGCCAGCCTGCGATGCAAAGCAGTTGGGGATCCGATGCCAACTGTGCATTGGGTTGCTCCTGATGACCGTTTGATCAGCAACTCCTCCCGAGCAACGGTATACGAAAATGGCACCCTGGACATTACAATCACCACATCCAAGGATTACGGGACCTTTACTTGCATAGCCGCCAATGCTGCTGGGGAATCGACGGCCTCCATCGAGCTGTCCATCATTCAACTCCCCCATCTGAGTAATGGTACAAACCGTACCACACAGTCCAAGTCGGGGCTTTCAGACATAACAAGCTCTACCAAGATCAGTAAAGGGGAGCCTAAACCTCTACCAGAGAAGGCGGTGTCTGTATCAGAAGTGACTGCCATCTCTGCTCTGGTCAAGTGGACTGTTAACAAATCAACTCCAAAGGTCAAAATGTATCAGCTTCAGTACAATTGTTCTGACGATGAAGTCCTCATTTACAG GATGATTCCCATGACTAACAGAGCCTTCGTAGTCACAAATCTTGTCCCGGGGATGCAGTATGACCTGTGTGTCTTGGCCATATGGGAAGACACCGCCACCACCCTCACCGCCACCAACATCGTCGGCTGTGTCCAGTTCATCACCAGGGAGGACTACCCGCAGTGCCAGTCCCTCCACAGTGGCTTCCTGGGTGGCACCATGATCCTGGTCATCGGGGGCATCATCGTGGCCACGCTGCTGGtgttcatcatcatcctcatggTGCGGTACAAGGTGACCAACGGCATCCCGACTAGCAAGTTACCCACTGTGAGCAACACGTACTCGCAGACCAACGGGGGGTTGAACAGGTTCAACGGTGCCCCGCCGCAGGTCAAATCCACGGTGGTGGTCATGCGTGAGGAAATGGTAGAGTTCAAGTGCGGATCCCTCCAGAGCAGTCTCTCTTCGTCCTCATCCTCTTCTAACTCATTAGACAGCCAAACAGGAAGGGGAGCTGCTGGCGACCGCTACAGCATGCAGGGCAGCGAATGCAGCACCCTGCCCAGTAGCAAGTTCAGAAGGCACAGGCACGGCGCCAAAGCACGGCCGAACCTGGACCACCTTTTAGGGGCCTTCACCTCACTGGAGTTGCGAGGGGTAGGGAGGGAACACCACGGGGCCTCTGCCCCCCCCACCACTTCCAACGCTGTGATGACGGTGGCTATGGTGCCCCCGTCCGATAAAGAACCCCTGCTCGGGAGGGCCGAGTCCACCACCATGCTGGGACGTCTATTAGGGATGCCCCAGGAGGGCAAGCCCAGGAGGAGTCACTCGTTTGACATGGGTCATGTGGGGGCGGCGCAGTGCCGCAGCACCTACCCTCGCAGGATCAGTAACATCTGGACTAAGCGCAGTCTGTCTGTCAACGGCATGCTGCTGCAGTATGACGACAGTGAGGACGAGAAGCCCCCTTTTGAGAGCTCCGAGTGGGTGATGGAAAGCACAGTTTGA